One part of the Synergistaceae bacterium genome encodes these proteins:
- a CDS encoding nitronate monooxygenase produces MPVLRIGKYQPRYPLIQGGMGVDISGPNLAGHAAKFGVIGTIASVGLAHNSPLFVPEKHNYFEANEIVVKEAILRAKDIAGQNGIIAVNCMVALTDYDRQVRAAAEGGANIIISGAGLPLRLPDYTKDFPDVALVPIVSSAKAASLITRHWEKKYNRLPDAFIVEEPATAGGHLGASTIEQVYDPALRLEQAVPDVVKYVAEEMKCDIPVIAAGGIWDKKDLERVFNLGAKG; encoded by the coding sequence ATGCCTGTTTTAAGAATCGGAAAATATCAGCCTCGCTATCCTTTAATACAGGGAGGAATGGGAGTCGACATATCCGGCCCTAATCTGGCAGGACACGCAGCAAAATTCGGCGTTATTGGGACTATAGCCAGCGTTGGACTCGCTCATAATTCGCCGCTGTTTGTCCCTGAAAAGCACAACTATTTTGAAGCAAATGAAATCGTCGTGAAAGAAGCTATCCTGCGCGCAAAAGATATCGCCGGTCAAAATGGAATCATCGCAGTTAATTGCATGGTCGCATTGACTGACTATGACAGGCAGGTGAGAGCAGCTGCTGAAGGCGGAGCAAATATAATAATTTCGGGTGCTGGACTTCCTTTAAGACTTCCGGACTACACGAAAGATTTTCCCGATGTTGCATTAGTCCCGATTGTTAGTTCAGCAAAAGCTGCAAGTTTAATTACTCGGCACTGGGAGAAAAAATATAACCGCCTCCCCGACGCTTTTATAGTCGAGGAACCAGCTACAGCAGGAGGGCACTTAGGAGCGAGCACTATTGAACAAGTTTACGACCCGGCATTGAGACTCGAACAAGCTGTACCCGATGTTGTCAAATATGTAGCAGAAGAAATGAAATGCGATATTCCCGTAATTGCAGCCGGAGGAATCTGGGACAAGAAAGATTTAGAACGCGTGTTTAATCTCGGTGCTAAAGG